The Thiogranum longum genome includes a region encoding these proteins:
- the sucC gene encoding ADP-forming succinate--CoA ligase subunit beta, translating to MHLHEYQAKQLFRNYAVPVPDGRMVESAPAAAEAAKSLGGDRWVVKAQVHAGGRGKAGGVKLLDDIDAVRQFADELLGGRLVTRQTGEPGLPIHRLLVEGGVDIDRELYLGLLVDRQSERITVMASRAGGMDIEEVAASQPDAILTEAVHPAVGLQPYQCRNLAFGLGLAGDQVKAFTRMLGGLFRLFEQEDASLVEINPLVVTRDGELLALDAKLDIEDNALYRHPATSDLRDPTQEDEKERAASEHGLNYITLDGNIACMVNGAGLAMATMDLIKLHGGEPANFLDVGGGATADRVSEAFKLILSDTKVRAILVNIFGGIVRCDLIAEGIIQAVEEVGVELPVVVRLEGTNVDQGKQRLADSGLSIIAAEGLTDAAQKVVAATAGQTS from the coding sequence ATGCATCTACACGAATACCAGGCCAAGCAACTGTTCCGCAACTATGCGGTTCCCGTCCCGGATGGTCGAATGGTGGAATCTGCACCTGCCGCTGCCGAAGCCGCCAAATCATTGGGTGGCGATCGCTGGGTGGTCAAGGCGCAAGTACATGCCGGTGGGCGCGGCAAGGCCGGCGGAGTGAAGCTGCTGGATGACATTGACGCGGTTCGTCAGTTTGCCGATGAACTGCTCGGCGGCCGGCTGGTCACCAGACAGACCGGCGAACCCGGTTTACCCATCCATCGCCTGCTGGTGGAAGGCGGTGTGGATATTGATCGTGAGTTGTATCTCGGCTTACTGGTAGACCGGCAATCGGAACGTATCACGGTCATGGCATCGCGTGCCGGGGGTATGGATATCGAAGAGGTTGCGGCGAGTCAGCCTGACGCCATTCTCACAGAGGCCGTACACCCGGCCGTCGGACTGCAGCCCTATCAATGCAGGAACCTGGCCTTTGGCCTGGGCCTTGCGGGAGACCAGGTCAAGGCGTTTACCCGTATGCTGGGCGGGTTGTTCCGGTTGTTTGAGCAGGAAGATGCAAGCCTGGTGGAGATCAACCCGCTGGTAGTGACGCGTGACGGCGAACTGCTGGCGCTGGATGCCAAACTGGATATTGAAGATAACGCGCTTTACCGGCACCCGGCCACCAGCGACCTGCGTGACCCGACCCAGGAAGATGAAAAAGAGCGTGCCGCCAGCGAACACGGGCTGAACTACATCACCCTCGACGGCAACATCGCCTGCATGGTTAACGGTGCAGGCCTCGCCATGGCGACCATGGACCTGATCAAGTTACACGGCGGTGAGCCGGCCAATTTTCTCGATGTAGGCGGCGGGGCAACAGCTGACAGGGTATCGGAGGCCTTTAAACTGATCCTCTCCGACACCAAGGTGCGTGCCATCCTGGTCAATATATTTGGCGGCATCGTGCGTTGCGACCTGATTGCCGAGGGTATTATCCAGGCGGTGGAGGAAGTCGGTGTTGAGCTTCCGGTCGTGGTGCGGCTGGAAGGTACCAACGTGGACCAGGGCAAGCAGCGGCTTGCAGATTCAGGCTTAAGCATTATCGCAGCCGAAGGGCTGACCGATGCAGCGCAGAAAGTCGTTGCCGCGACTGCCGGGCAAACATCATGA
- a CDS encoding sensor histidine kinase: MAKPANPDNAQIETRIVWQRLRLLTFYRLILAGLLAVLYFALQDSNPFGVQDHGLFRFTLLAWLVFSLAAGTATRLERPGFRFQAMVQLFTDIGALSLLIHATGGVSSPLTALLVITIAVGALLLPGRMAYLFAAVASIALLLETGVSLLELENTSISSVTRAGLMGLVLFATAALAHVLAIRLRESEALATQRGIDLANLQQLNQYVIHQLQSGILVVDPDGVVRLANDRARALLNLNTAEGQPLGKLSPALAEQIERWHDNPALQPESIQAGASGADLTPRFARLETSQGSGTLVLLDDDTLLAQQSQQLKLASLGRMSASIAHEIRNPLGAISHAAQLLSESGSLNGGDKRLTEIINNHSRRVNEIIESILQLSRRSVSQPQELRLGEWLRLFHGEFIETEGADAARLVLDIGDDELSIECDPGHLRQVLSNLSKNALRHSPEQATVELRATGNHAGRVRIEILDNGPGIDREVATQIFEPFFTTENSGTGLGLYIARELCEQNRAHLSYHRRSEAGGSCFRIEFSASNG; this comes from the coding sequence ATGGCAAAGCCTGCCAACCCTGATAACGCACAAATAGAAACCCGTATCGTCTGGCAGCGACTCCGCCTGCTGACCTTCTACCGCCTGATCCTTGCCGGCCTGCTGGCAGTCCTGTATTTCGCCCTGCAGGACAGCAACCCGTTTGGTGTCCAGGATCACGGCCTGTTTCGTTTCACGCTACTGGCCTGGCTGGTATTCAGTCTGGCTGCCGGTACCGCCACCCGTCTGGAGCGCCCCGGTTTCCGCTTCCAGGCCATGGTACAGTTATTCACTGATATCGGCGCACTGTCCCTGTTGATTCACGCCACCGGTGGCGTCTCCAGCCCACTTACCGCCCTGCTTGTCATTACCATTGCAGTTGGCGCCCTGCTGCTACCGGGGCGTATGGCGTACCTGTTTGCCGCCGTAGCATCCATCGCCCTGCTACTCGAAACCGGCGTCTCACTGCTGGAACTCGAGAACACCAGCATCAGTTCCGTCACCCGTGCCGGGCTGATGGGCCTGGTACTGTTCGCAACTGCCGCCCTGGCGCATGTGCTCGCCATCCGACTGCGAGAGAGCGAGGCACTGGCGACACAACGCGGAATTGATCTCGCCAATCTCCAGCAACTCAACCAGTATGTCATCCACCAGTTACAATCCGGCATCCTGGTGGTTGATCCGGATGGTGTGGTCCGACTCGCCAATGACCGGGCACGCGCACTGCTGAATCTCAATACCGCTGAAGGCCAGCCGCTCGGCAAACTATCCCCGGCACTCGCTGAACAGATCGAGCGATGGCATGACAACCCGGCGCTGCAACCGGAAAGTATTCAGGCTGGCGCCTCTGGCGCCGACCTCACACCGCGTTTTGCCCGCCTGGAAACATCGCAGGGTTCGGGTACGCTGGTACTGCTGGATGACGATACGCTACTGGCACAACAAAGCCAGCAGCTCAAACTCGCCTCCCTGGGACGCATGAGCGCCAGTATTGCACACGAAATTCGCAATCCGCTTGGCGCCATCAGTCACGCTGCGCAGTTACTGTCCGAGTCCGGGTCGTTGAATGGCGGTGACAAACGACTCACGGAAATCATTAACAACCACAGTCGACGTGTGAATGAAATCATCGAAAGCATACTGCAACTGTCCCGGCGTTCGGTCAGCCAGCCACAGGAGCTGCGACTGGGTGAGTGGCTGCGACTGTTCCACGGTGAGTTTATCGAAACCGAAGGTGCAGACGCAGCACGTCTCGTTCTGGACATCGGTGACGACGAGCTGAGCATAGAATGTGACCCAGGCCACCTTCGCCAGGTACTTTCCAACCTCTCTAAAAATGCGCTGCGCCATTCTCCCGAACAGGCCACGGTGGAATTACGCGCCACGGGGAACCATGCCGGCAGGGTCCGAATCGAAATACTGGACAATGGCCCGGGTATAGACCGGGAGGTTGCTACGCAAATCTTCGAGCCGTTCTTTACCACGGAGAACAGCGGTACCGGTCTGGGCCTGTATATCGCCCGCGAACTCTGTGAACAAAACCGCGCACACCTCAGCTACCACCGGCGCAGTGAAGCAGGTGGCAGCTGCTTTCGCATTGAATTTTCCGCCAGCAATGGTTAA
- a CDS encoding pilin, which produces MKKVQQGFTLIELMIVIAIIGILAAIALPAYQDYTIRSKVGEGVLLASAAKIAVAETASSLGGLANVTAANSGYSFPAAGTDYVASIAITDATGVVTVTMGGTKGTGATVEPVMTMTPTQANPEDPITWVCATTSGEFKHVPANCRN; this is translated from the coding sequence ATGAAGAAAGTACAACAGGGCTTTACACTTATCGAACTGATGATCGTTATCGCGATCATCGGTATTCTGGCCGCGATTGCACTGCCGGCTTATCAGGATTACACCATTCGTTCAAAAGTAGGTGAAGGTGTATTGCTTGCGTCAGCAGCTAAAATCGCTGTTGCGGAAACAGCCTCCTCTCTTGGCGGTCTGGCTAACGTCACAGCCGCAAATTCCGGCTACTCCTTTCCTGCTGCTGGAACTGATTACGTGGCCAGCATTGCCATTACTGATGCTACCGGCGTGGTCACAGTGACGATGGGCGGAACTAAAGGCACTGGTGCAACTGTTGAGCCTGTAATGACGATGACGCCGACACAGGCCAACCCAGAAGATCCGATCACCTGGGTATGCGCAACCACATCAGGTGAGTTCAAACATGTGCCTGCCAACTGCCGTAACTAA
- a CDS encoding PP0621 family protein, translated as MFGIRVLIFLLGIALVVWILFRLARSPSIEKPGKKQVDDMVRCARCGTFVPRSEAIHEGDRDYCSTQHRDEDR; from the coding sequence ATGTTCGGCATACGCGTACTCATTTTTTTACTCGGCATCGCACTGGTGGTGTGGATCCTGTTCCGGCTGGCGCGTAGCCCGTCGATTGAGAAGCCCGGGAAAAAGCAGGTCGATGACATGGTGCGCTGCGCGCGCTGCGGCACCTTTGTGCCACGCAGTGAGGCTATCCATGAAGGTGACCGCGACTACTGCTCCACGCAGCACCGGGACGAGGATCGCTGA
- a CDS encoding sigma-54-dependent transcriptional regulator, producing the protein MSTPLALIVDDEPDIRELLELTLGRMNIDTRSAANVTAAKEMLASEQFDLCLTDMRLPDGDGLELVEFIQQKQPDLPVAVITAHGSMETAIQALKVGAFDFVSKPVDLGVLRNLVNGALKLSEFPERDRRSRDTLLGESAVMQTIRHTIAKLARSQAPVYISGESGTGKELVARLIHAKGPRCEQPFVPVNCGAIPSELMESEFFGHRKGSFTGASADKEGLFQAANGGTLFLDEVAELPLSMQVKLLRAIQEKAVRPVGEQKESPVDVRVLSATHKNLAGLVEAGVFRQDLFYRINVIELTVPNLRQRREDIPQLAEHILARLSPDDSGTRLGAEALNTLQRYAFPGNVRELENILERAITLCEGHEIQPADLALPETTDAIETSHDEPLATPPEGVALEEYLENIERQAILKALDQTGNNKTAAAKQLGITFRAMRYRLKKLGLE; encoded by the coding sequence ATGAGCACACCACTGGCCCTAATCGTCGATGATGAACCGGATATCCGTGAGCTACTGGAGCTGACGCTGGGACGCATGAACATCGACACACGCTCTGCCGCCAACGTCACCGCGGCCAAAGAGATGCTGGCCAGCGAACAGTTCGATCTATGCCTGACCGACATGCGCCTTCCGGATGGCGACGGCCTGGAGCTGGTAGAGTTCATCCAGCAGAAACAACCCGACCTGCCGGTCGCAGTCATCACCGCACACGGCAGCATGGAAACCGCCATCCAGGCACTGAAGGTTGGTGCTTTCGACTTTGTCTCCAAACCGGTTGATCTCGGCGTACTGCGCAACCTGGTCAATGGCGCACTCAAGCTCAGTGAGTTCCCGGAACGGGACAGACGCAGCCGCGACACCCTGCTGGGCGAATCGGCCGTCATGCAAACCATTCGCCACACCATTGCCAAACTGGCACGCAGCCAGGCGCCGGTCTATATAAGTGGTGAATCCGGCACCGGCAAGGAACTGGTGGCCCGGCTGATCCACGCCAAGGGGCCACGTTGCGAGCAGCCTTTTGTACCCGTCAACTGTGGCGCCATCCCTTCCGAGCTCATGGAAAGCGAGTTCTTCGGACACCGCAAGGGCAGCTTCACCGGCGCATCCGCTGACAAGGAAGGCCTGTTCCAGGCCGCCAACGGCGGTACCCTGTTCCTGGACGAGGTCGCCGAACTGCCGCTGTCCATGCAAGTGAAGCTGCTGCGCGCGATTCAGGAAAAAGCCGTGCGCCCCGTTGGCGAGCAGAAAGAAAGCCCGGTTGATGTTCGCGTGCTGTCCGCCACCCACAAGAACCTGGCCGGCCTGGTCGAGGCAGGCGTATTCCGGCAGGACCTTTTTTACCGTATTAACGTAATCGAACTTACCGTCCCTAACCTGCGTCAGCGCCGTGAGGATATACCGCAGCTGGCCGAGCACATCCTGGCACGACTCTCACCCGACGACAGCGGCACGCGACTTGGGGCAGAAGCACTGAATACCCTGCAGCGCTACGCCTTTCCCGGCAACGTGCGTGAGCTTGAAAACATCCTCGAACGCGCTATCACCCTCTGCGAGGGCCATGAAATCCAGCCTGCCGACCTGGCCCTGCCAGAAACCACAGATGCCATCGAAACAAGCCATGACGAACCCCTGGCCACACCGCCCGAAGGTGTGGCGCTGGAAGAATACCTTGAAAATATCGAGCGACAGGCTATCCTCAAGGCGCTGGATCAGACCGGGAATAACAAGACCGCTGCCGCGAAACAGCTTGGCATCACCTTTCGCGCCATGCGCTACCGCCTGAAAAAACTCGGTCTGGAGTAG